In a genomic window of Gossypium arboreum isolate Shixiya-1 chromosome 9, ASM2569848v2, whole genome shotgun sequence:
- the LOC108455819 gene encoding NDR1/HIN1-like protein 1 has product MSAKECGHHGKGHNKFRRRLLFGILFFILIVLITILLIWAILRPSKPRFILQDTTVYGFNASVPNFLTSSFQVTVSSRNPNDRIGIYYDRLDLYATYRNQQITPRTSLPPTYQGHKDVNVWSPFINGNMIPISPDFSTSLSSEQASGSVFLTIKIDGRVRWKVGAFVSGRYHLYVRCPAIITFGSKFNGVIVAQNAVKFQFVTRCSVSV; this is encoded by the coding sequence ATGTCGGCAAAGGAATGCGGCCACCATGGCAAAGGCCACAATAAATTCCGCCGAAGACTCCTCTTCGGCATTCTGTTCTTCATCCTAATTGTTCTGATCACAATCCTTCTCATTTGGGCAATCCTTCGTCCCAGCAAGCCCAGATTCATTCTCCAGGACACCACCGTCTACGGTTTCAACGCCTCCGTCCCCAATTTCCTTACTTCCAGTTTCCAAGTCACCGTATCGTCTCGAAACCCCAATGACAGAATAGGAATATACTACGACAGGCTCGACCTCTACGCCACCTACAGGAACCAACAGATCACACCCCGGACTTCACTCCCTCCCACTTACCAGGGTCACAAGGATGTCAACGTTTGGTCGCCTTTCATAAACGGGAACATGATACCTATCTCCCCGGACTTTTCCACGTCTTTAAGTTCGGAACAGGCTTCCGGGTCGGTTTTTCTTACCATTAAGATTGATGGGCGGGTGAGATGGAAAGTTGGAGCTTTCGTGTCCGGGAGATACCATCTTTACGTTCGATGTCCGGCAATAATTACTTTTGGAAGCAAATTTAACGGTGTTATTGTCGCACAAAACGCTGTTAAGTTTCAGTTTGTGACTAGATGCAGCGTCAGTGTCTGA